In Gammaproteobacteria bacterium (ex Lamellibrachia satsuma), a single genomic region encodes these proteins:
- a CDS encoding alpha/beta fold hydrolase, producing MSAFIFGDGQRPLYGVHHTPTSGKHRDAAVLICHSLGREYMRTHRGLVRLAEQLAREGFHVLRFDYFATGGSSGDDGEGSLEQWVEDVKVAAQELKDLAGLDKVSLVGVRVGAALATLAAVEMAVEDLILWDPVVSGAAYVDFQIGFSRSYYADLDRFPVSRLQAIDAGADDLIGYRWPQSLRDSLGNCDLMRLKRVRARQAELISSDERLEYRELQAHLTRIEVPTTYHAVEEQTGWESLDKLGEAMMMHGVSKRILAKLAAR from the coding sequence ATGAGCGCGTTTATTTTTGGGGATGGGCAGCGTCCTCTTTACGGTGTGCACCACACACCAACCTCAGGGAAGCATCGCGATGCAGCGGTGCTGATCTGTCACAGTCTGGGACGCGAGTACATGCGCACTCACCGGGGCTTGGTGCGGCTCGCCGAACAGCTGGCGCGGGAGGGTTTTCATGTGCTGCGTTTCGACTACTTCGCCACCGGGGGCTCTTCCGGCGATGATGGGGAGGGCAGTCTGGAACAGTGGGTCGAGGATGTAAAGGTGGCGGCCCAGGAGTTGAAGGATCTGGCTGGCCTGGACAAGGTTTCGCTGGTTGGTGTGAGGGTAGGTGCCGCCTTAGCCACGTTAGCTGCAGTCGAGATGGCGGTTGAAGACCTTATTTTGTGGGATCCGGTGGTCAGTGGCGCCGCTTATGTTGATTTTCAGATCGGTTTCAGCCGTTCCTATTATGCTGACCTTGATCGATTTCCAGTCTCACGTTTGCAGGCGATCGATGCAGGGGCTGATGATCTGATTGGCTATCGATGGCCCCAGTCGCTGCGGGACTCACTGGGTAACTGTGATCTGATGCGGCTGAAAAGAGTCCGGGCTCGTCAAGCGGAACTGATCTCCAGTGATGAGCGGTTGGAGTATCGAGAGCTGCAGGCCCATTTAACCCGTATCGAAGTTCCAACAACCTATCATGCAGTTGAGGAGCAGACGGGTTGGGAAAGTCTGGACAAGCTTGGTGAAGCGATGATGATGCATGGTGTCTCGAAACGGATTCTAGCAAAGTTGGCGGCGCGATGA